One genomic segment of Vespa velutina chromosome 10, iVesVel2.1, whole genome shotgun sequence includes these proteins:
- the LOC124952144 gene encoding cullin-3: MMKSSALPKKEGKMRIRAFPTTMDEKYVETIWTLLKNAIQEIQKKNNSGLSFEELYRNAYTMVLHKYGERLYTGLKEVVTQHLENKVRDDVLYSLHNNFLQTLNQAWNDHTTSMVMIRDILMYMDRVYVQQNDVDNVYNLGLIIFRDQVVRYGCVRDHLRDTLLGMVSRERHGEVVDRIAIKNACHMLMLLGINSRQVYEEDFERPFLQQSAEFYRIESQKFLAENSASVYIKKVEARIYEESERAKHYLDESTEPRIVEVVEEELIKIHMKTIVEMENSGVVHMLKNQKTEDLSCMYKLFSRVTDGLRTVFDCVSQFLKERGRAMVQEEHESTTNAVLFVQNLLDLKDRFDHFLHYSFNNDKLFKQMISSDFEYFLNLNTKSPEYLSLFIDDKLKKGSKGMTEQEIEGILDKTMVLFRFLQEKDVFERYYKQHLAKRLLLNKSVSDDSEKNMISKLKTECGCQFTSKLEGMFKDITVSNTIMDEFKDHVLTSGTSLYGVDISVRVLTTGFWPTQSATPKCNLPGAPRGAFDAFRRFYLAKHTGRQLTLQPQLGSADLNAIFSGPRREESSCGGLDTPSSSNSIGNGNSNGSNSLLSQRSSICASTRKHIIQVSTYQMCVLMLFNKRERLTYEEIQGETDIPERDLVRALQSLAMGKATQRVLLKYPRTKEIEPSHYFCVNNSFTSKLHRVKIQTVAAKGESEPERREMRNKVDEDRKHEIEAAIVRIMKARKRMPHNILVTEVTEQLKGRFLPSPVIIKKRIEGLIEREYLARTTEDRKVYTYVA, translated from the exons ATGATGAAGAGCAGTGCTTTGCCAAAGAAGGAGGGCAAAATGCGTATACGTGCTTTTCCg aCGACTATGGATGAAAAGTATGTAGAAACTATTTGGACCTTACTTAAAAATGCCATCCAAGAAatacagaagaaaaataactcTGGTCTTAGTTTTGAAGAATTATATCGTAATGCATATACTATGGTTTTGCATAAATATGGTGAACGCCTTTATACAGGATTAAAAGAAGTTGTAACCCAACATCTTGAAAATAAAGTACGAGATGATGTTTTATATTCCCTTCATAATAACTTTTTACAAACGTTAAATCAAGCATGGAATGACCATACAACTTCAATGGTAATGATCAGggatattttaatgtatatgGATAGAGTTTATGTACAACAAAATGATGTGGACAACGTATATAATTTAGGACTTATCATATTTCGAGATCAG GTGGTTAGATATGGTTGTGTAAGAGATCATCTGAGAGATACATTATTAGGTATGGTATCAAGAGAACGACATGGTGAAGTTGTTGACAGAATTGCAATCAAAAATGCATGTCATATGTTAATGTTACTTGGCATTAATAGTCGTCAAGTTTATGAAGAAGATTTCGAAAGGCCTTTTTTACAACAAAGTGCAGAATTTTACAGA ATTGAATCTCAAAAGTTTTTAGCAGAAAATAGTGCatctgtttatataaaaaaagtagaagcAAGAATTTATGAAGAATCAGAAAGAGCGAAACACTATTTAGATGAATCTACAGAACCACGGATAGTTGAAGTTGTGGAAGAAGAACTAATCAAAATTCATATGAAGACAATTGTTGAG atGGAAAATAGCGGTGTTGTACACATGCTTAAAAATCAGAAAACAGAGGACCTTAgttgtatgtataaattattttcaagagtGACAGATGGTTTACGAACAGTTTTTGACTGTGTATCTCAGTTCCTTAAAGAACGAGGACGTGCTATGGTTCAAGAGGAGCATGAATCAACAACAAATGCTGTGCTCTTCGTACAAAATTTATTGGACTTAAAAGATCGTTTtgatcattttcttcattactcatttaataatgataaacttTTTAAACAAATGATATCTTCAGATTTTGAATACTTCCTCAATTTAAATACTAAAAGTCCAGaatatttatctctatttatagatgataaattgaaaaaaggtTCTAAAGGG atgACTGAACAAGAAATTGAAGGAATTCTGGACAAAACTATGGTTTTATTTAGATTTCTTCAAGAGAAAGATGTTTTTGAACGGTACTATAAACAACATCTAGCAAAACGTctccttttaaataaatcagtATCAGATGATAGTGAAAAAAACATGATATCTAAACTTaag ACTGAATGTGGATGTCAATTTACATCCAAATTAGAAGGCATGTTTAAGGATATAACAGTTAGTAATACTATTATGGACGAATTTAAGGATCACGTTCTTACTTCTGGG ACAAGTTTATATGGTGTGGATATAAGTGTAAGAGTACTCACAACTGGTTTTTGGCCAACACAATCTGCTACTCCTAAGTGTAATTTACCTGGTGCACCACGAGGTGCATTTGATGCCTTTAGACGTTTCTATCTTGCTAAACATACAGGACGTCAATTGACACTGCAGCCACAATTAG GATCTGCAGACCTAAATGCTATATTTAGTGGTccaaggagagaagagagtagTTGCGGAGGATTAGATACGCCGTCTTCTTCTAATTCCATTGGAAATGGAAATAGCAATGGGAGCAATAGTCTGTTAAGTCAAAGAAGCAGTATATGTGCCAGTACAAGAAAGCATATAATTCAAGTTTCAACTTACCAAATGTGTGTGTTGATGCTTTtcaacaaaagagaaagattgacATATGAA GAAATTCAAGGTGAAACCGATATTCCAGAGAGAGACTTGGTTAGAGCTCTGCAATCTCTTGCAATGGGCAAAGCTACACAGAGGGTATTACTCAAATATCCTCGAACCAAAGAAATTGAACCTTCACATTACTTCTGTGTAAATAATAGTTTCACCAGCAAATTACACag AGTAAAGATCCAGACTGTAGCAGCAAAGGGAGAATCGGAGccggagagaagagaaatgcGTAATAAAGTCGACGAAGACCGGAAGCATGAAATCGAAGCAGCTATTGTGCGTATCATGAAAGCTCGAAAGCGTATGCCG caTAACATACTCGTAACTGAAGTGACGGAGCAATTAAAAGGTCGTTTCTTGCCTTCTCCAGTTATCATTAAAAAGCGTATCGAAGG